The following nucleotide sequence is from Buchnera aphidicola (Schlechtendalia peitan).
CAGAACTATTAAAATGGTGCCATTTAATAATATTAACACGTACTGTACATAAAAAATATATTATGAATAATACTTTAAAACATTGGATAAGAATTAATACTACTAAGAATTGCTTGTTATTACACAAAAGTCCTTCTGGATATATTTTTTTTGCCAACACGCCTAATATTAATATTTCTTCTACAAAAATTCGTGCTCTTTTAAAAAATAATTCTTATTACTCACATTTTCTACCTATATCTGTTGCCAACTATATAAAAAAACATAAATTATACTTTTAAAATACTTATTTAAAACTATTACATTATCATGTAACATACGCATATGAACATAACAAAAAAAAAGAAATATATAACATTAGACTTAAGAAACTTACGTTGTCCTGAACCACTTATGTTACTGCGAAAAAAAGTTAGAAATGTTCATTCTGGAAAAATTTTATTAATATTAGCAGATGATCCATCTACTATAAGAGATGTTCCAAACTTTTGTCGATTTATGAACCATGCGTTGTTAAGTATTACTACTAATAAATTACCTTATAAATATTTAATCAAAACAGGCAATCTATCCTCATGTTCTTAAAAAATGATATTACTTCTCAACATCATCAAAACATATGTTTTAAAGTAGTATCGTAAAAACAAAAAAGTTTTGATATCTATTTAAAATAAATTTAAAAAATTAAATCTAACAATCATTAATGTACCGATTAATAATTGTTAGAATATTATCAATATTAATATAGTTTTAAATGTCGAGATAAACAATATTATAACAAGGTTCTATTTTACTATAATACCTATTCAACAAGTAACTTTAACATTCGTCTTAAAGGTTCTGCAGCACCCCATAACAACTGATCTCCTACAGTAAATGCAGATATATATTTTTTCCCAATATTCAATTTTCTTAATCTGCCTACAGGAGTAAACAAAGTTCCAGTAACTGCAAGAGGAGTTAAATATTTAATAGTAGAATTAATATCATTAGGAATTACTTTTGTCCAACAATTATGATTTGATAAAATGTCTTCAATCTCTGTCAAAGAAATGTCACTCTTTAATTTAATGACAAATGATTGACTATGACATCTCAAAGATCCGATACGAACACAT
It contains:
- the tusA gene encoding sulfurtransferase TusA, which translates into the protein MNITKKKKYITLDLRNLRCPEPLMLLRKKVRNVHSGKILLILADDPSTIRDVPNFCRFMNHALLSITTNKLPYKYLIKTGNLSSCS